The genomic window cagattccacctttcattcctcacagactctttagaaaatgaaaggtggaatctgattggttgctaggggcaactgagccagtttcactttacaccatgattgatatatctctcccatagtatacactccggccaggatccctagtggcaccgcaaaaaactagcatgtcagttttctgcggctgctatttattgaatagcaacGAAgggagacatgtcagtgcacacaatggagcgtgcggctccggcctcacgctccattgtgtgcagaggggaattgggatgcgggtgcacatggaTGCGCTCGCATCTCAATTCATCAGAAttcaagatcatccggccggtactgcagtaccgtccaggatgatcttctctgacaccagtcgttgtaagccatgtgggttATTGAGTTGTGGTATGCGGACTCAACGTAATGATGTAGCCAGAATAAAATCTATGAGTGTAATGCACATGCACCACATTGATTTATTAGATTGGCACTCACCTTGTACGGCCTGCCATAGACAATGATggtgggggctatggctacattgtgtgtgtgtgtgtgtgtgtgtgtgtgtgtaggagtatTCAGAACGTATTCCTTCAAATATAGTAAGACACTGTTTGCACAAGGGTCCAttttcacagaaagattatctgacagattatctgccaaagatttgaaaccaaagccagaaacagactataaacagagagcaggtcataaagaaaagcctgagatatctcctattttaaaatccattcctggctttctgtgtaaatggaccctaattcacACGTCCTTAGGGCTGTCCACAGCCACTGACCCACAACAGTGGCCACACTACTAATGTGCATCTATAACTGAACAGACCCATTCACTGAGTAGGTGATCTGTGCCATAACtcgaattgctgttttttttaacagcgcACATTATGGCCCTAACACAGACCCATAACCTCTACAGATGTGTCTATGGGGCCATAGGAATTAACAAGTCCATATTCTGTCTGCAAATGGATGTGTGAAAGAGGCTTTAGTCCTACAGTCAATTGGTAAAAATATTTGTTCAGTTTCTATGGGGCACTACTGTACCTCTTTATGCCTCTGTATTATCAACGAGAAACATTTTTAGAATTAGGGTCTATTATATAACGTGAATTGGGAGCATTGTGTACAATGCTGCAGCTGATACTGAACAGGGACTGACAACAGCAACATTTCTTTCTTCGGGTGTCCTGGACTCCAAGCACTTCTTGCTTCTGTAGTCTCTGCACTGGAAAAGGGGTTGCAAAGGAAATTACTGACCGCCTGTCCATGGGGACAAGGTTGTAGATAAGTAGACGTGAAAGATTGTTCCTTGTACATGTGCTTTGCTGTGTGTTATGTTGCACTTCTTGAACATCTGTGCTTTGTCACATAACCAATGGAGCATCTCCTGGCATCCTTTTTAGCAACAGGCCTCTGCTGGCCTAGTGGCTTCCCAAGAACTTGAGCTTCTCTTGAGCCATCTGATGACACTCACAACCCTTCCTGTCACACATGGACTGCAGAATATTCCCCACTCACCTATTTTGATTTCTATCAACTCGGTTGCCACCCCCTGAAGAATTAAAAAGGCACATCCTAAGGAATTTTAGCTAGGAAGCCCAAACAAGATTCATGGAATTACCATCATTGTACTCTTTGTACTGAGCTTTGGTTGAGGTTTCCTAAGCCGACCCCTGGCAGAAGAGAAAGACGCTCCTGCATTCTTAGAGATCAAGATTTGAGAGGAGATATTCACCATAGTACAGTGAGAACTATAAGACCCTACTTATGGAGTTTAGGACAAAATGGTATAACACAAGAATCCCAACCATTAGCCTGACCTGGACAGGGCACCTTAAAATGTAAGTGTGGAACAATTGTATAGagtaaaaaaaatcaagaaatgAGCACTTTAATAGCACTTGAATATAGCAGGTACAATACAATTACATGTGGAATGTGTTTATGAGACTGTAGAACCAGTCGTTCAatataagtaaaaaataaaaaaaaatctcaaaatgtTTATATCATACATAACTAATGACATCACCAAACAACATCCATCCCATATACAGGGAAGCTCAGATGTCTCATCCTTGGGTTCTCTCTCTGGTTGTAGACGATGTTGCAGGGAGGATGGTGACCCTTGTTGTTACGGACGTGCTCCCTTGTAGGTTTTGAGCTGTACAGGTATAAGTGCCGTCATCCACAGCACGAGCTTCATCAATATACAGAGTACTCTCGGACTCCTGTAATAACTGGCCTCCGCGTCTGGTCTGTGAGGTGTGCTCTCGGACATAGGGAGGGCGACCGATCTGTAGAGACACAGAGCTGTGAGTCAATCACTGTGCATAGTGATTATATCCTGGTGAGATTCACCAACCTTTAGAATCATGATGCAATATTCCATTTCCCAGAATGtctaaggcatgctgggagttgtagtttttaaaaaaatccagaaaGCCACAGCTTTATTGTCAAGATTATAAAGTGTAATGTATCTTACAAGGTTCCTTTACCTGTTGCCCAGGATATTCCCACGTGAAGTCAACACTGATTTCTAGTTCACCTAGAACGGTGCAGGTGACAACGAAATTCTCTCCTGTTCGTGCCGACTTCACCGATGCCTCGATGGTAGGTTTGGGTGGAGCCGATGGGTCTGTAATAAAAACATATttcaaaacggaaaaaaaaaatattttcccagAAACATTTGCTTCTATAAAATCTAATTCATATCCAATTTACTACAATACCCGGAGTCGGATCATTTGCATttaatggctatgttcccacaggaaCTTTTTTAGATACTGATGGCTGttaataataatgatcatgatcattacgtatataaaataatggctgttatttcacctaaaaaaaacATTGCGGAAACATAGCCGAgtagcagtggctgaagaagttagatgcagacctagggagtgtgggaaaacatggatgcagcctatggcctatggctgtatccatgttttccaggcagccttaggacagcatccaacttcttcagaagACGAACGATTGCACTCGAGTATCTCTAGTTTGTACGCATGGGGCTGGGGTAGGCTTTGAACCTGTTTGGTGGTCCACAGAAGCTCTTTAGGGTTGATACTCCTGGATGAACATGGATCCATAATACAGCCATGTATTCTTTTTTGTAGCATGACACCCCAATCTGCCAATGGGGTCACAGTTAGGGTTGTTGTTCTTCATGGTGTCCTAGGTGGTTCCCACCATTCCCACACTGCTGCTCACTAGGGTGACCTACCCTTTCCTTTTGTCATAGCATAGTGATGAGATGTCTGATGCCACCTAAACATGGCTGTCGATCACCGATCACAGCAAAGCTGCCACAATAGACAACATGTCACCCCATTTGCTATGTAGATTGGGGACACATGGAAAAAGCACTCACAAtgcacatatatcagcatatactTGGTTGACATCTGTCGAAGGTTTCCAAGCTCTGCAATGCAGAACAATGATCCAGCCAGAGATGGCTGTGGTTGGTATATGACGAATCCCTTCTTCAGGTCGAAGGCAATCTTCACCCCATCTACGGGCACCTGTTCTGGTGGGAACTCTCTATGCAGAGTGACTTTGGCTAATGGGTTGGTGACCTGGCATGAAAGTAATGCTGGCTGTCGGGTTCGTAGCTGGACAACCACATAATAGTCCTCTGTCGGGACAAAGAGTTCCTGCGGATCTGCAAAAAATTTAGAGAAAAGGATGTAATTGTATGGACTCAACAAGTGATCATGAAGTAGACATAGTGTGGCATCAACTATCTATAGGTGATACACCAAGCCCTCTATTAGTACCCGATGGTGTCTGATGGAGTAGATACAATTGGGGTTCTAGGTTCAGAATTATAGATGACTTTTGGTAGGTGGGGGGCATGATATATATTTTCCATTAAGGTCGAGGAATTTTAGATTACAAATCTGTTGACATCTGAACCCGGACTAGAATTgagtcttaaaggagttatctagacTCATAAAACcacggtcactttcttccagatacagcaccactcttgtcttggatgtgggttttgcagccaagttccattgaagtcaagggAGCTGAAtcgtaatgccacacacaacctgaggacaggggtggcgctgtttttgcaagaaagtagcgttgttttttctaatcctggataacccctttaaatgtagatGGAAGCAGTGTATAGTGTAGAAAAGTTATAGACTCACCCGTGACAGACTACTAATAGGCTCCACACCAATCTTGTCCCCCCGTTTAACCCGCCGCTAGGAATAAAAACAGACACAGTAATAACTTTGCTGGGtgatggtcggccacagcttttatttataACTTTCACTAAAACCAACGGGCACTGCGGTGCCAAACTCTTCATCTGGGTTAAAACGTCCGACAACACTACCCAGGCATAATCTTTCCAGCCAGCTGTGACTTAAACAAACAAGATAACGAATCATCAGTAAGAGCAATAAAAtaatctccctttttttttttttttaaaggggagggggggcgggcaaCTCGCTATGCAGAGGAAGTGAACTGAGGGAAAGAGCGGGAACCCCAGGTAATATCTTCTGCCAAATACCGCCCTGCTCTCCCATTGGCCACGGGACCCGGGTACCTATGTAATTGGCTACTGCTGCCTGATGGGGAGGGAGAAAGGCAGTGAGGAGGGAGGGAACGGGCACTGCGGTGCCAAACTCTTCATCTGGGTTAAAACGGTGTGCCACCGGCGGACTCCCGCCGTACACGTCCGACAACACTACCCAGGCATAATCTTTCCAGCCACGGAGGAGCCCTGTTATACCTAGACAGGGGTCCGACCACCACCGAGCAAAAACAACGCCTGCTCTATACCGTCCTGCAGGCCGGACAGAAATATGTCGGTGCCAATTTCGGACAAATGAACCCCGTCCCCATCCATTAGGCCCCTATTATCGCCCTCAAGCTGGCGGTGACGAACCACTACCCCGGAACGGGACCTGACAAATCGGGAC from Dendropsophus ebraccatus isolate aDenEbr1 chromosome 1, aDenEbr1.pat, whole genome shotgun sequence includes these protein-coding regions:
- the LOC138775930 gene encoding platelet-derived growth factor receptor-like protein, encoding MSALRHVVPVDAIVIYQQGFPALHYSFNLQRIKHFGRYSQLILVNASAADTGEFSCGGYQCSGHDCHGEEKTGKTFVFTADPQELFVPTEDYYVVVQLRTRQPALLSCQVTNPLAKVTLHREFPPEQVPVDGVKIAFDLKKGFVIYQPQPSLAGSLFCIAELGNLRQMSTKYMLIYVHYPSAPPKPTIEASVKSARTGENFVVTCTVLGELEISVDFTWEYPGQQIGRPPYVREHTSQTRRGGQLLQESESTLYIDEARAVDDGTYTCTAQNLQGSTSVTTRVTILPATSSTTRERTQG